The Eleutherodactylus coqui strain aEleCoq1 chromosome 6, aEleCoq1.hap1, whole genome shotgun sequence genome window below encodes:
- the LOC136631804 gene encoding membrane-spanning 4-domains subfamily A member 4A-like isoform X1 yields MSAVAPDAGGSVVISQVRPQNADGQSHNAPANMPKPLVPFYRGEPEVLGTTQIFVGILLLSLGIVLIIVETKIDPPGIVTVSGIPIWSGILFIISGSLSVSASRKPTAGKITASLVINIFSSLFASSGVIMSAHDVGTEHSYRIQYWTLTYCAYYSNDPLCIGAFTPWPVGGGLLSYVLLLFLLMLCISISTSVFACRTVCRTSFEETTVVIYQTTNLHVPDTTRDVPPDYSAAVTSDLKAQAGSH; encoded by the exons ATGTCTGCGGTCGCACCAGATGCAGGAGGATCTGTGGTTATCTCTCAAGTGAGACCACAAAATGCTGACGGACAGTCCCACAACGCTCCAGCCAACATGCCCAAACCGCTTGTTCCATTTTACAGAGGAGAACCAGAAGTTCTGGGG ACAACACAGATATTTGTAGGGATTCTTCTTCTGAGCCTCGGCATTGTCTTGATAATAGTGGAGACTAAGATTGATCCTCCGGGAATTGTGACTGTTTCTGGGATCCCAATATGGTCTGGAATACTG TTTATTATCTCCGGATCGCTATCAGTTTCTGCTTCAAGGAAGCCAACAGCAGGAAAG ATAACCGCCAGCTTGGTGATAAACATCTTCAGCTCTCTGTTTGCATCTAGTGGAGTAATAATGTCTGCACATGATGTAGGCACAGAACATTCTTACCGCATCCAATATTGGACGTTGACATATTGTGCATATTATAGTAATGATCCGTTGTGCATCGGAGCATTCACTCCCTGG CCTGTTGGAGGAGGTCTCCTGTCGTATGTTTTACTGCTTTTCCTGCTGATGTTGTGCATTAGTATATCCACAAGTGTGTTCGCCTGCAGAACTGTCTGCCGAACGTCTTTTGAAGAAACA ACTGTCGTCATCTATCAAACCACAAATTTGCATGTACCTGATACAACCAGAGATGTTCCTCCCGACTACTCAGCAGCCGTGACGTCCGACTTAAAGGCACAGGCAGGAAGTCATTAG
- the LOC136631804 gene encoding membrane-spanning 4-domains subfamily A member 4A-like isoform X2, with protein sequence MSAVAPDAGGSVVISQVRPQNADGQSHNAPANMPKPLVPFYRGEPEVLGTTQIFVGILLLSLGIVLIIVETKIDPPGIVTVSGIPIWSGILFIISGSLSVSASRKPTAGKPVGGGLLSYVLLLFLLMLCISISTSVFACRTVCRTSFEETTVVIYQTTNLHVPDTTRDVPPDYSAAVTSDLKAQAGSH encoded by the exons ATGTCTGCGGTCGCACCAGATGCAGGAGGATCTGTGGTTATCTCTCAAGTGAGACCACAAAATGCTGACGGACAGTCCCACAACGCTCCAGCCAACATGCCCAAACCGCTTGTTCCATTTTACAGAGGAGAACCAGAAGTTCTGGGG ACAACACAGATATTTGTAGGGATTCTTCTTCTGAGCCTCGGCATTGTCTTGATAATAGTGGAGACTAAGATTGATCCTCCGGGAATTGTGACTGTTTCTGGGATCCCAATATGGTCTGGAATACTG TTTATTATCTCCGGATCGCTATCAGTTTCTGCTTCAAGGAAGCCAACAGCAGGAAAG CCTGTTGGAGGAGGTCTCCTGTCGTATGTTTTACTGCTTTTCCTGCTGATGTTGTGCATTAGTATATCCACAAGTGTGTTCGCCTGCAGAACTGTCTGCCGAACGTCTTTTGAAGAAACA ACTGTCGTCATCTATCAAACCACAAATTTGCATGTACCTGATACAACCAGAGATGTTCCTCCCGACTACTCAGCAGCCGTGACGTCCGACTTAAAGGCACAGGCAGGAAGTCATTAG